One genomic segment of Pedobacter endophyticus includes these proteins:
- a CDS encoding transglycosylase domain-containing protein, with the protein MRIPKINIPKKYLKIGAWVLGVFLIICVVLGAVAYSKREALLKKMVAKAIAKADRDYGLEVKIGTAGFTGLSTVKMTAISVVPKERDTLSHIGELSVGVKLFPLLFGNVKLSEVKMKDGFVSIVLKDSTTNIDFILKRKKKDSTENSGKSNLSEIASNLLNQVLYKIPDDLDVKNLVFKLNDNDTAKLNFATVATIDGGDLKSTINVNEGEATWHVDGYVDPGSKQLKFTAYADGKKLELPYLNNKLHAKISFDTLETELKNAGYSGDDYKISGSWSVKNMLLNQPRIASNDIIVKNAKLDAVVLVGPNYVALDSSSTAYLKNAEIHPYVKYTLGKNKIYELKVNADEQDAQAVLDAFPQGLFESLDGLKVAGKVKYNLNFYLDTAIPDSVRFSSTLTPVNFKILRWGKTNLQKINAPFVYTPYEYGKPMRDITIGPSNPNFTPLSSISKNFINAVLTAEDPSFYTHNGFVEESIRKSIAVNFKEKKFKRGGSTISMQLVKNVYLSRQKTLARKAEEILIVWLIEHNHLVSKQRMLEVYFNIMELGQNIYGIGEASRYYFGKRPADLTIGDGLFLASIVPKPKASMYKFMADGSLKPYMFNYFRFMGNIMARRGLTPADTSGYGFYNVRLREGLRQYLAPDTAVIDTTAFDDEEDGMPVVIMQDKNKNLFDRIFGNGSKKDTATSKTADTVKSKKQLRQERREQKRRERENGG; encoded by the coding sequence ATGCGAATACCCAAAATTAATATCCCTAAAAAATATTTAAAAATCGGCGCATGGGTCTTAGGTGTTTTTTTGATCATCTGCGTAGTTTTAGGGGCTGTAGCATATAGCAAAAGGGAAGCGCTTTTAAAAAAGATGGTCGCCAAGGCCATTGCCAAAGCCGACCGGGATTACGGGCTTGAAGTAAAGATAGGTACGGCTGGTTTTACCGGCTTAAGCACCGTAAAAATGACTGCCATTTCAGTTGTGCCTAAAGAAAGAGATACGCTCTCGCACATTGGTGAGCTAAGTGTGGGCGTAAAATTATTCCCTTTGCTTTTCGGTAATGTTAAGCTTTCGGAAGTTAAAATGAAAGATGGCTTTGTGAGCATTGTGTTGAAGGATTCTACCACGAACATCGATTTCATCTTAAAAAGAAAGAAAAAAGACAGCACCGAAAATTCAGGCAAATCAAACCTTTCGGAAATTGCAAGCAACCTTTTAAATCAGGTTTTATACAAAATTCCTGACGATTTGGATGTAAAAAATCTGGTTTTTAAGCTTAACGATAATGATACGGCCAAACTGAATTTTGCAACGGTTGCCACAATTGATGGAGGCGACTTAAAATCGACGATAAACGTAAATGAGGGCGAAGCCACCTGGCATGTTGATGGTTATGTTGATCCGGGAAGTAAGCAATTAAAGTTTACCGCTTACGCCGACGGCAAAAAGCTCGAACTGCCCTATTTAAACAATAAGCTCCATGCAAAAATAAGCTTCGATACACTGGAAACTGAACTTAAGAATGCCGGATACAGTGGCGACGATTACAAAATTTCGGGTTCGTGGTCGGTAAAAAATATGCTTTTGAACCAGCCCCGAATCGCTTCGAACGATATCATCGTTAAAAACGCCAAGTTGGATGCGGTTGTTCTGGTTGGGCCAAACTATGTGGCGCTCGATAGCTCATCAACCGCCTACTTAAAAAATGCCGAAATCCACCCGTATGTAAAATACACACTCGGTAAGAACAAGATATACGAATTAAAGGTCAACGCCGATGAACAGGACGCACAAGCGGTTTTGGATGCATTTCCGCAGGGCCTGTTCGAATCGTTAGACGGCTTGAAAGTAGCCGGAAAAGTAAAATATAATCTTAATTTTTATCTCGATACGGCAATTCCTGACAGCGTTCGTTTCAGCTCTACGTTAACGCCGGTAAACTTTAAGATTTTAAGGTGGGGGAAAACAAACCTTCAAAAAATTAATGCGCCCTTTGTATACACGCCTTACGAATACGGCAAGCCGATGCGTGATATCACTATTGGCCCATCAAACCCTAACTTTACGCCTTTAAGCTCCATATCGAAAAACTTTATCAACGCCGTTTTAACTGCCGAAGATCCATCATTTTATACACACAACGGCTTTGTTGAAGAATCGATCCGAAAATCGATTGCCGTTAATTTTAAGGAGAAAAAATTTAAGCGTGGCGGAAGCACCATCAGCATGCAGCTGGTTAAAAATGTGTATTTGAGCAGGCAAAAAACCCTGGCCCGTAAAGCCGAAGAAATACTTATTGTTTGGCTTATTGAGCACAACCATTTGGTAAGCAAACAGCGCATGCTCGAGGTTTATTTTAACATTATGGAGCTTGGTCAAAACATTTACGGAATCGGAGAGGCTTCGAGATATTACTTTGGCAAGCGCCCTGCCGACCTGACCATTGGCGATGGTTTGTTTTTAGCCAGTATTGTACCTAAGCCGAAGGCATCGATGTACAAATTTATGGCCGATGGAAGCTTGAAACCTTACATGTTCAATTATTTTAGGTTTATGGGAAATATTATGGCCAGAAGGGGCTTAACACCTGCCGACACTTCGGGCTATGGTTTCTATAATGTGCGCTTGCGAGAAGGGCTGCGTCAATATTTGGCACCTGATACGGCGGTGATCGACACTACGGCTTTTGATGACGAAGAAGACGGGATGCCGGTGGTGATTATGCAAGACAAGAATAAAAATCTTTTCGACCGCATTTTCGGTAACGGTTCCAAAAAAGATACAGCAACTTCTAAAACTGCTGACACTGTTAAATCGAAAAAGCAATTGCGGCAGGAGCGTAGGGAACAGAAACGGAGAGAACGAGAGAACGGAGGGTGA
- a CDS encoding Mrp/NBP35 family ATP-binding protein, with translation MQISPQQVLDALKNVEDPDLKKDLVTLNMIKDLQIVENEVKFTLELTTPACPMKDMLKNACTNAIKHFVSAAAEVIINVTSRVTQPTNSSSLDNIKNIILVSSGKGGVGKSTVASNLAVTLAKDGAKVGLIDADIYGPSVPTMFDLVDAKPGAEETADGKTKILPIEKYGIKLLSLGFFADPGQPVPWRGPMASNAVKQLFNDTNWGELDYLIVDLPPGTGDIHITITQSFPISGAVVVTTPQQVALADTHKGLAMFRMQGIDIPVLGVIENMSYFTPAELPDNKYYIFGKGGGTELAARFDVPFLGEIPIIQSIAEAGDNGRPVALNQNPLLDVIFGDIASKIAQQVSISNAQVANC, from the coding sequence ATGCAGATAAGCCCGCAACAAGTTTTGGATGCTTTAAAAAATGTTGAAGACCCCGATCTTAAAAAAGATTTGGTAACCTTAAACATGATTAAGGATTTACAGATAGTGGAAAATGAGGTAAAATTTACTTTAGAACTCACTACGCCTGCATGCCCCATGAAAGACATGCTCAAAAATGCCTGCACCAATGCCATTAAACATTTTGTTTCTGCAGCGGCCGAGGTAATCATAAATGTAACATCGAGGGTTACCCAGCCAACAAATTCATCATCGCTGGATAACATCAAAAATATTATTTTAGTTTCATCAGGAAAAGGTGGCGTTGGCAAGTCGACCGTTGCCAGCAACCTGGCCGTTACACTGGCGAAAGATGGCGCCAAAGTGGGGCTGATCGATGCTGACATTTACGGGCCATCGGTACCGACTATGTTCGACTTGGTAGATGCCAAGCCGGGCGCCGAGGAAACCGCCGATGGAAAGACAAAGATTCTTCCCATAGAAAAATACGGCATCAAACTGTTGTCCCTTGGCTTTTTCGCCGATCCGGGGCAGCCTGTGCCATGGCGGGGACCAATGGCTTCTAATGCAGTAAAACAATTGTTTAACGATACAAATTGGGGCGAACTGGATTATCTGATCGTGGATCTTCCTCCCGGCACGGGCGATATTCACATCACCATTACGCAGAGTTTCCCTATTTCGGGAGCTGTTGTGGTTACCACTCCTCAACAGGTTGCGCTGGCCGATACACACAAAGGGCTGGCGATGTTCAGGATGCAGGGGATTGATATTCCCGTTTTAGGCGTGATTGAAAACATGTCGTATTTTACTCCTGCCGAACTGCCTGATAATAAATATTATATCTTCGGTAAAGGTGGCGGCACGGAGCTTGCCGCACGATTTGATGTTCCGTTTTTGGGTGAGATTCCAATTATTCAAAGCATTGCCGAGGCTGGCGATAATGGTAGGCCGGTGGCGCTAAACCAAAATCCGCTGCTCGATGTTATCTTTGGAGATATTGCAAGTAAAATCGCTCAACAAGTTTCTATCAGCAATGCACAGGTAGCAAATTGCTAA
- a CDS encoding NifU family protein: MNLTEQVEQALETIRPYLKADGGDVSVEEITSDGVVKLKLLGNCGSCPMSFMTMKSGIEQAIMKAVPEITSVVAVNMAEQD; encoded by the coding sequence ATGAATTTAACAGAGCAAGTAGAACAGGCATTGGAAACTATTAGGCCCTATTTAAAGGCCGACGGGGGTGATGTTTCTGTTGAAGAAATTACATCAGACGGAGTGGTTAAACTTAAGCTTTTAGGTAACTGCGGTTCGTGCCCAATGAGTTTCATGACAATGAAATCGGGTATTGAGCAAGCCATTATGAAGGCTGTTCCAGAGATTACATCCGTAGTGGCTGTAAACATGGCTGAGCAAGATTAG
- a CDS encoding peptidase associated/transthyretin-like domain-containing protein, whose protein sequence is MRYCVALICLFFSITAFSQQKQGRERLIQFSGIITDIDSTNVIPYVTITNLSAKSKRVGADYRGYFTFIVNPGDTILFTAIGYKKFSTVIPEGTPDSKYTIMVKLKANVIDLPSVRVFPWATTEEFTREFLSMKLADDDMAIAKKNLSRASITGMIQTLPRDGQEISSQNYRYNFDRMINKNMVQTNPLLNPFAWGKLMQQIFDGDKKRNEN, encoded by the coding sequence ATGAGATATTGTGTTGCCCTGATTTGCCTTTTTTTTTCTATAACCGCTTTTTCTCAACAAAAGCAGGGTCGGGAAAGGCTTATTCAATTTTCGGGGATAATTACCGATATCGATAGCACAAATGTAATTCCTTATGTTACCATTACCAACCTTTCGGCAAAAAGTAAACGGGTTGGCGCCGATTATAGAGGCTATTTTACGTTTATTGTTAACCCCGGCGATACCATTCTTTTTACGGCCATTGGCTATAAAAAATTCTCAACGGTGATTCCGGAGGGCACACCTGATAGCAAATATACCATCATGGTAAAGCTGAAGGCCAATGTAATCGATTTGCCCTCTGTTCGGGTTTTTCCGTGGGCAACAACAGAAGAATTTACCAGAGAGTTTCTATCTATGAAACTGGCAGACGATGATATGGCGATTGCCAAGAAGAACCTTTCGAGGGCCTCTATCACCGGCATGATTCAAACGCTGCCCAGGGATGGTCAGGAAATTTCAAGCCAGAATTACCGATATAATTTTGATCGGATGATCAATAAAAATATGGTGCAAACCAACCCTTTGCTCAATCCATTTGCCTGGGGCAAGCTGATGCAGCAAATCTTTGACGGGGATAAGAAAAGGAACGAGAATTAG
- the def gene encoding peptide deformylase: MKLPIVAYGDPVLKKVGTDIDKDYPELKELIANMFDTMYYANGVGLAAPQIGLPIRLFIVDTGEDEDGKLGYKRVFINAQILEETGEPWSFNEGCLSIPDIRENIMRKPNIKVKYFDENWVEHTDDVDGLPARVIQHEYDHIEGKLFTDKVSVLRKTMLKSKLDAISKGNIKTDYKMKFPNKSKKR, translated from the coding sequence ATGAAATTACCTATAGTAGCCTACGGCGATCCGGTATTAAAGAAAGTCGGAACCGATATTGATAAAGATTACCCCGAGTTGAAAGAACTGATTGCAAACATGTTCGATACCATGTACTATGCCAATGGCGTTGGGCTTGCTGCTCCACAAATCGGTTTGCCAATCCGCTTATTTATTGTTGATACCGGAGAGGATGAAGACGGAAAGCTGGGTTATAAAAGAGTTTTTATTAATGCGCAGATTTTAGAGGAAACCGGCGAACCATGGAGTTTCAACGAAGGTTGCCTGAGCATTCCCGATATTCGTGAAAACATTATGCGCAAACCGAACATTAAGGTGAAGTATTTTGATGAAAATTGGGTAGAACATACCGATGATGTAGACGGGCTGCCAGCAAGGGTTATTCAGCATGAATATGATCATATTGAAGGCAAATTATTTACCGATAAAGTAAGTGTTTTGCGTAAAACGATGCTTAAAAGTAAGCTCGATGCAATTTCGAAGGGAAACATCAAAACCGATTACAAAATGAAGTTTCCGAACAAGAGCAAGAAACGGTAA
- a CDS encoding M16 family metallopeptidase, with protein sequence MEYNVHPLPNGIRLLHVPSASTISHACIIINTGSRDEPEHKAGLAHFIEHLIFKRTEKRSTIQILNRLESVGADLNAYTTKEYTCIHASFLNPYLDRTLDLFSDIVFHSTFPEDEMDKEKSVILDEIASYVDQPEEAINDDFEDMLFAGNPLGNNILGTEESVSNFTREDVINFRKANYRTNEIVVAVLGNYTFNNVKTKGTKHFGSIEENTPSLTRIKPEILTPKTINIYKPIMQSHCILGTQTYSTHNKKKAGLMLLNNYFGGNGMSSVLNLQIRERYGIAYTIESNFSPLSDTGIFTIYFGTDKEKHQKALSSIFKEIKKLKDKPLNELQLQKAKNKFIGQIALSEENRIGLIISMAKSLIDHNKIDSLEEVFEKINKVTTKEVAQIVDEVLAPEQLNIFTFSPVLE encoded by the coding sequence ATGGAATACAATGTTCATCCCTTACCGAACGGCATCCGGTTATTGCATGTGCCATCGGCTTCAACCATATCACACGCCTGCATTATTATCAATACAGGCTCTCGCGATGAGCCTGAGCATAAAGCAGGTTTGGCCCATTTTATTGAGCACCTGATTTTTAAGCGTACCGAAAAACGCAGCACCATACAGATACTAAATCGATTAGAAAGCGTAGGCGCAGATTTGAACGCTTATACCACAAAAGAATACACCTGCATTCATGCGTCTTTCTTAAACCCGTATTTAGATCGAACCTTAGATCTTTTTAGCGATATCGTTTTTCATTCCACCTTTCCGGAGGATGAAATGGATAAAGAAAAAAGCGTTATTCTCGATGAAATTGCCTCTTATGTGGATCAGCCCGAAGAAGCCATAAACGATGATTTTGAGGATATGCTTTTTGCAGGAAATCCACTCGGGAACAACATTTTGGGCACCGAAGAAAGCGTCAGTAATTTCACCCGTGAGGATGTAATCAACTTCCGGAAGGCAAATTATCGCACCAACGAAATTGTGGTGGCCGTTTTGGGCAATTACACTTTTAACAATGTAAAAACCAAGGGAACAAAACATTTTGGTAGCATAGAAGAAAACACGCCGTCGTTAACTAGAATCAAGCCCGAAATCTTAACCCCGAAAACGATTAACATTTATAAGCCCATTATGCAATCGCATTGCATTTTAGGCACTCAGACTTATTCTACGCACAATAAAAAAAAGGCGGGCCTAATGTTGCTGAACAATTATTTTGGCGGCAATGGAATGAGCTCTGTGTTGAACCTTCAAATTAGAGAACGCTACGGAATCGCCTATACCATTGAGTCAAATTTTTCTCCGTTGAGCGATACCGGCATATTCACCATTTACTTTGGTACCGATAAAGAAAAGCATCAAAAAGCCCTTTCATCAATTTTTAAGGAGATTAAGAAGCTTAAAGATAAGCCGTTGAATGAGTTGCAATTACAAAAAGCGAAAAACAAATTTATCGGTCAAATTGCATTAAGCGAAGAAAACCGGATTGGCTTAATAATCTCGATGGCAAAAAGCCTCATCGACCATAACAAAATCGATTCGTTGGAAGAGGTTTTCGAAAAGATAAACAAAGTTACAACAAAAGAAGTTGCTCAAATTGTTGATGAAGTACTGGCGCCAGAACAATTGAATATTTTTACTTTCAGCCCTGTATTGGAATAA
- a CDS encoding helix-turn-helix domain-containing protein: MKTKESNITTLDEILDNKYGKRGAKKREQWEQEFESFQLGVLLEEARHKLGLTQKELAEKCGTNKSYISRIENNASDIRLSTLIKIVQTGLGGHLKLTLQV, from the coding sequence ATGAAAACGAAAGAAAGTAACATCACGACTCTTGACGAAATCCTTGATAATAAATATGGTAAACGAGGTGCGAAAAAAAGAGAACAATGGGAACAGGAATTCGAAAGCTTTCAACTCGGTGTTTTACTTGAAGAAGCAAGACATAAGCTTGGTTTGACTCAAAAAGAGCTTGCTGAAAAATGTGGCACGAACAAATCATATATTTCACGTATTGAAAACAATGCAAGCGATATCAGGCTTTCTACTTTGATAAAAATCGTTCAAACCGGTTTGGGCGGCCATTTAAAACTGACTTTACAAGTATAA
- a CDS encoding type II toxin-antitoxin system RelE/ParE family toxin, which translates to MNFYQAQTEEVQRKIEWTLNLLQTIDRVPKKYFDHMTGTNGLFEVRVEFGGNIFRIFAFFDKGNLVILGNGFQKKSQKTPKTEIDKALKIKAEYENERK; encoded by the coding sequence TTGAACTTCTACCAGGCCCAAACAGAAGAAGTACAACGAAAGATTGAGTGGACACTAAATCTTCTACAAACAATTGACCGAGTTCCAAAAAAGTACTTTGACCACATGACTGGAACCAACGGGCTTTTCGAAGTTCGGGTGGAATTTGGGGGGAATATTTTTAGAATTTTCGCTTTTTTCGACAAAGGGAATTTAGTGATTTTGGGAAACGGTTTTCAAAAGAAATCCCAAAAAACACCAAAAACTGAAATTGATAAAGCATTAAAAATAAAAGCAGAATATGAAAACGAAAGAAAGTAA
- a CDS encoding S9 family peptidase: MNKRILPGLLLLLAISACNNPKKNEMKPIKWPDIKPPIAPINPYKRIIHNDTVADNYYWMIDYFKKGPDSTKVVDYLKAENAYLDTMMKSTDAFQADLFKEMKGRIKEKDESVPVSKNGYFYYSRTDDGQEYFKYCRKKGSLTAPEEVLLDVDAMAKGHSYFSVTGFSVSPDNKLLAFGVDMVSRRQYTTQVKNLETGEIYRDAIPNMQGAVAWANDNKTFFYTSKNPITLLSEKIKRHVLGTDVKADVVVYDEKDNTNYIGVSKSKNGKYIFIGSQGTLTSEYRMINADEPDAPFQVFSPRFKDVLYDVLPVDDKFYIVTNWNAKNFRLMECPLTKTSKENWKEVIPNRKDVLLEYGEEFKDFLVLSERKNGLTELRVLKKDGSDYYIKFDEPVYSAAIGSNPEYNGKTLRYSYTSLTTPSSVYDYNLEKKTKKLMKQQEVLGGYNPQDYVTERIFAPAKDGTKIPVALVYKKGFEKNGKAPLLLYAYGSYGASTDATFSSPRLSLLDRGFVFAIANIRGGQEMGRLWYEDGKLMKKKNTFTDFIAAGEYLVKQKYTSKNHLYANGGSAGGLLMGAVVNMAPDLWNGVIADVPFVDVVNTMLDESIPLTTNEFDEWGNPKQKDAYDYMKSYSPYENVERKAYPNMLVTTGLHDSQVQYFEPAKWVAKLRAMKTDNNVLLLKTNMDFGHGGASGRFDYLKDVSLRWAFLFALEGITK; this comes from the coding sequence ATGAACAAACGTATCTTGCCCGGCCTGCTTTTGCTTTTAGCAATTTCAGCGTGTAACAACCCCAAAAAAAACGAAATGAAACCCATTAAATGGCCTGATATTAAGCCGCCAATAGCCCCAATTAATCCCTACAAGCGAATTATTCATAACGATACCGTGGCAGATAATTACTACTGGATGATCGACTATTTCAAAAAAGGCCCGGATAGTACTAAGGTTGTCGATTATTTGAAAGCCGAAAATGCTTATCTGGATACCATGATGAAAAGTACTGATGCATTTCAGGCAGATTTATTCAAGGAAATGAAAGGCCGCATTAAGGAAAAAGATGAATCGGTGCCCGTTTCTAAAAACGGCTACTTTTATTATTCACGCACTGATGATGGCCAGGAATATTTTAAGTATTGTCGTAAAAAAGGCAGCTTAACGGCACCCGAAGAAGTGCTGCTCGATGTTGATGCTATGGCAAAGGGGCATTCGTATTTCAGTGTAACCGGTTTTAGCGTAAGCCCCGACAACAAGTTGCTGGCCTTTGGTGTAGATATGGTTTCACGTAGGCAGTACACCACTCAGGTTAAAAACCTCGAAACGGGGGAGATTTATCGCGATGCCATCCCAAATATGCAGGGTGCAGTGGCCTGGGCAAACGACAACAAAACCTTCTTTTACACCTCTAAAAATCCGATTACCTTATTGAGCGAAAAAATTAAGAGGCATGTACTCGGCACCGATGTAAAAGCCGATGTTGTGGTTTATGATGAAAAGGATAACACCAATTATATTGGAGTTTCAAAATCGAAAAATGGCAAATATATTTTCATTGGCTCTCAGGGAACGTTGACTTCGGAATATAGAATGATAAACGCCGACGAACCTGATGCGCCGTTTCAGGTATTTTCGCCACGATTTAAAGATGTTTTGTACGATGTTCTTCCCGTCGACGATAAATTTTATATCGTAACCAACTGGAACGCCAAAAATTTCCGCCTGATGGAATGCCCATTAACTAAAACTTCAAAAGAAAACTGGAAAGAAGTGATCCCAAATCGTAAAGATGTATTGCTCGAATATGGCGAAGAATTTAAGGATTTTCTGGTACTCTCTGAACGTAAAAACGGCCTTACCGAATTACGTGTGCTTAAGAAAGATGGAAGCGATTATTACATCAAATTTGACGAACCTGTTTACTCAGCGGCGATTGGATCAAACCCCGAGTATAACGGCAAAACGCTTCGTTACTCATACACCTCGTTAACAACACCCAGCTCGGTTTACGACTACAACCTGGAGAAAAAGACCAAAAAACTGATGAAGCAGCAAGAAGTTCTTGGTGGTTATAATCCTCAAGATTATGTTACAGAACGGATCTTCGCTCCAGCAAAAGATGGAACGAAAATTCCGGTAGCGCTGGTTTATAAAAAAGGCTTCGAAAAAAATGGGAAAGCGCCGTTATTGCTGTATGCTTACGGCTCGTACGGCGCCAGTACCGATGCTACTTTTTCTTCGCCAAGATTGAGTTTACTCGATCGCGGGTTCGTTTTTGCCATTGCAAACATTCGCGGCGGGCAAGAAATGGGGCGGCTATGGTATGAGGACGGTAAACTCATGAAAAAGAAAAACACTTTTACCGATTTTATTGCTGCCGGCGAGTATTTAGTTAAGCAAAAGTACACCTCAAAAAATCACCTATATGCAAATGGTGGTAGCGCCGGTGGCTTATTAATGGGCGCCGTAGTAAATATGGCCCCCGATTTATGGAACGGCGTAATTGCCGATGTTCCTTTTGTTGATGTGGTAAACACCATGCTCGATGAAAGCATTCCCTTAACAACAAATGAGTTTGATGAATGGGGAAATCCAAAACAAAAAGATGCTTACGATTACATGAAAAGCTATTCGCCTTATGAAAATGTAGAGAGAAAAGCTTATCCGAACATGTTGGTCACTACCGGTCTTCACGATAGCCAGGTGCAATATTTTGAGCCGGCGAAATGGGTAGCAAAACTTCGTGCAATGAAAACCGATAACAACGTTTTGTTGCTAAAAACCAACATGGATTTTGGTCATGGCGGCGCTTCTGGCCGATTTGATTATTTGAAAGATGTGTCGTTGAGATGGGCGTTTTTATTTGCGCTCGAAGGGATTACCAAATAG
- the proB gene encoding glutamate 5-kinase yields the protein MKLGYKKIVVKVGSNVITQADGTLDEFRIQHLVTQLAEIKRQDIEVTLVSSGAVASGKGLMRMSDKVETVKARQMLAAVGQVKLINTYSEYLEDHSMMCAQVLVTKEDFRDRIHYLNMKNCMQTLLHNDIIPVVNENDVVSVTELMFTDNDELAGLIASMLNADALIILSNVNGIYNGDPKAEGSKVIEQISSSAANLASFIQTGKSQFGRGGMITKSTMAQKVARLGIAVHIANGKIDNVLTSLLNKEVKHTLFIPEKIKSGKKKWIAHSETAATGIVRLNDGARSVLTSGKATSLLPVGIIEVKTDFLKGDIIKIIGEDHQTIGLGIAQYGSDKARERMGLKNQKALVHYDYFYSAI from the coding sequence ATGAAATTAGGTTACAAAAAAATAGTCGTTAAAGTTGGGTCGAACGTTATTACGCAGGCAGATGGTACGCTGGATGAATTTCGTATTCAGCACCTTGTAACGCAGCTTGCCGAAATTAAAAGGCAGGACATAGAAGTTACGTTGGTTTCGTCGGGCGCAGTGGCCTCGGGCAAAGGGCTAATGCGGATGTCGGACAAGGTAGAAACGGTAAAGGCACGCCAGATGTTGGCTGCGGTAGGGCAGGTAAAACTGATTAACACGTACTCGGAATACCTCGAAGACCATAGCATGATGTGTGCGCAGGTTTTAGTTACGAAAGAAGATTTTCGCGATCGGATACATTACTTGAACATGAAGAACTGTATGCAAACGTTATTGCACAACGACATTATTCCCGTTGTAAATGAAAACGACGTGGTTTCGGTGACGGAACTGATGTTTACTGATAACGATGAATTGGCGGGGCTGATTGCCTCCATGTTGAATGCCGATGCGTTGATTATCCTTTCGAACGTAAATGGAATTTACAATGGCGACCCGAAAGCTGAAGGTTCGAAGGTGATTGAGCAGATTTCGAGTTCGGCAGCTAATCTTGCTTCATTTATTCAAACGGGTAAATCACAGTTTGGCCGGGGTGGGATGATTACAAAATCGACAATGGCGCAAAAAGTGGCAAGGTTGGGTATTGCGGTCCATATTGCAAATGGAAAAATAGATAATGTGCTCACATCGCTATTAAATAAAGAGGTGAAGCACACGTTGTTTATCCCCGAAAAGATAAAGTCGGGCAAAAAGAAATGGATTGCGCACTCTGAAACTGCGGCCACGGGCATTGTTAGACTAAACGATGGAGCCAGAAGTGTTTTAACATCGGGCAAGGCAACGAGCTTGTTGCCTGTTGGTATCATCGAAGTTAAAACCGATTTTTTAAAAGGCGATATCATCAAAATCATTGGCGAAGATCACCAGACAATTGGTTTGGGAATTGCGCAGTACGGATCGGATAAGGCAAGGGAGCGCATGGGACTGAAAAACCAGAAAGCACTGGTACATTATGATTATTTTTACTCTGCGATATAA